One Longimicrobiales bacterium DNA segment encodes these proteins:
- a CDS encoding aspartate aminotransferase family protein: MSAQGLASGITSAETVHGQREFLLPAMLHLYDEPLVLESGEGVYVRDPEGKEYLDLFSGILTTSVGHCNPKVLEATSKQMHKLGHVSTLYASEAHVEGARKIADISPGNLKRTFFSNSGTEAIETALMMACLATGRSEIIGLRVGYHGRSFMATSVTAHSGWRPLATPVAGIKHAKSPNPYRCPYKQPCDDTCVDKFVDDLEEVIMTTTNGRPAAFIAETIMGVAGYVVPPPSYFQKAAEVIRRYGGLLIIDEVQSGFARTGKHWFGIEHWGVVPDIMVMAKGIANGAPVGATITTDEIAHAWKGKTISTFGGNPVSMAALCATQDEMRLHDAPHNAQERGEQLRAGLLAMQERHPSWIGDVRGMGLMQGIEIVKDPVSKEPDTERTARLMNATRDEGVLIGQGGLNGTVIRIGPSLLITEAEMAEGIEKLGKAVDKVGG, from the coding sequence ATGAGTGCTCAGGGACTGGCAAGTGGAATTACAAGCGCAGAGACCGTCCACGGTCAGCGGGAGTTTCTGCTTCCGGCGATGCTTCATCTCTATGACGAGCCGCTCGTCCTAGAGTCCGGGGAAGGCGTCTATGTTCGTGACCCGGAAGGCAAAGAGTATCTCGATCTGTTCAGCGGCATCCTCACCACCTCGGTCGGCCACTGCAACCCGAAAGTGCTTGAGGCTACGTCGAAGCAGATGCACAAACTCGGACATGTCTCGACGCTCTATGCGAGCGAGGCGCACGTCGAGGGCGCGCGTAAGATCGCTGACATCTCCCCCGGAAATCTGAAGCGTACCTTCTTCAGTAATTCCGGCACCGAGGCCATCGAGACGGCACTCATGATGGCGTGTCTCGCGACGGGCCGCAGCGAGATCATTGGGCTCCGGGTCGGCTATCACGGTCGCTCATTCATGGCGACGAGTGTGACTGCACACTCCGGCTGGCGCCCTCTCGCGACACCGGTTGCGGGTATCAAGCACGCCAAGAGCCCGAATCCGTATCGGTGTCCGTACAAGCAGCCGTGTGACGACACCTGCGTCGACAAGTTCGTCGACGACCTCGAAGAGGTCATCATGACGACCACCAACGGTCGTCCAGCGGCGTTCATCGCAGAGACCATCATGGGCGTAGCTGGCTACGTCGTGCCCCCTCCAAGCTACTTCCAAAAAGCGGCTGAAGTCATTCGGCGGTACGGGGGCCTTCTCATTATCGACGAGGTTCAGTCAGGCTTTGCGCGGACCGGAAAGCATTGGTTTGGTATCGAGCACTGGGGTGTCGTGCCCGACATCATGGTCATGGCCAAGGGCATCGCGAACGGAGCGCCAGTTGGTGCCACGATCACCACCGACGAGATCGCACATGCCTGGAAGGGAAAGACGATCTCGACGTTCGGCGGCAATCCAGTTTCGATGGCCGCGCTGTGCGCCACGCAGGACGAGATGCGCCTCCACGACGCTCCGCACAACGCGCAGGAGCGCGGGGAGCAGCTTCGAGCGGGATTGCTGGCGATGCAGGAGCGGCACCCATCCTGGATCGGTGACGTGCGGGGCATGGGACTGATGCAGGGTATAGAGATCGTTAAGGATCCGGTCTCGAAGGAGCCGGACACGGAACGCACGGCACGGCTCATGAACGCCACGCGGGACGAGGGTGTGCTCATTGGCCAGGGTGGTCTTAACGGCACCGTGATCCGAATCGGACCTTCTCTGCTGATCACTGAAGCGGAGATGGCAGAGGGGATCGAGAAGCTCGGGAAAGCGGTCGACAAGGTTGGGGGCTGA